AAAATCTGCTACCGGGGCGTTCGCCTGGGGCTCAGTCGCGCACCGGGCCGGGCCGGCCGTCCTCCACCACGAAGCGCGCCAGCGTGGAGGAGGGGCTGTCGGCCCGCAGCGGATCGTCCACCGTGCGCAGCACCGTGGTCCAGCGGGTGGGGGTGATGTCGGCCAGGCCCCAGCCGCGCAGGTCGCAGCGCGCCAGGAGCACGTCGGGGTTGACCCGCGCGATCGCGTCCACCCGGTCCTGGGTGGTGCCCGCGCGCGAGCTGATCGAGGTGCCGCAGAACTCGCTGGCCACGATGGCGCCGCCGGGGGCTCCTTGCGCCATGGGGGCCCGCACCTGGCACACGTAGTTCTGGTGGATGTCGCCGCCCAGCAGCACCGTATTGCGCGGGGCATGGCCTGCGATGGAGGCCAGCAGGCGGCCCCGCGCCGCGGGGTAGCCGTCCCAGGTGTCGGTCGATTGCAGTCCCGAGGGGTAGTGCCGCGGCGAGAAGAGCGTCTGCTGCGCGATCACGCTCCAGCGCATCCCCGACGGGTCGCCGCGGCGGGGCGGGGCATCCTCGGCCAGCCCCGCACCCAGCCAGCGTTCCTGGGCCGTGCCCAGGAAGCTGCGCGAGGGGTCGGCCAGCTCGGCGCATTGGTTCGGCTGCACGGCGCCGGCGCCGCTGGCGCTGTCCTTGCGGCAGGCCTGCCGGCTGCGGAACTGGCGTGCATCGAGCAGATGGATGCGCGCGAGCCGCCCCCAAGCCAGCCGGCGGTGCAATTGCAAACCGGCGAATCCGCCGCCCGCGGCCAGCACGCCCGAGCGCAGCGGCATGTGTTCGTAGAACGCCTGGTATCCCGCCGAACGCAGGGCGGCGAACTCCTGCGCGTCGGTGCCGCGCCCCGACAGGCCGGCGTAGTCGTTCTGCACCTCGTGGTCGTCCCAGGTCACGGCCCAGGGCGCGGCCGCGTGGGCGGCCTGCAGGGCCGGATCGCTGCGGTGCAGCGCATAGCGGTCCCGGAAATCGGCCAGCGTGCGGGCGTGGCGCAGTGCGTGGACCCGGGCGAGCCCGGTGGCGTCGGCGGGGCTCGCGTACTCGTAGACGTAGTCGCCCAGGAACAGCACCAGGTCGGGCGAATGGCGGCAGACGTCGGCCCAGGCGGCGTAGTGGCTGTGCTCCCAGCGCTGGCAGGACGCGAAGGCGATCCGCAGGCGGGATTCCAGCGCCGCGGCAGCGGGGGCGGTGCGCGTGCGGCCGGTGGCGCTCACGGCGTCGCCGTGGAGGAAGCGGTAGAAATACCAGCGGCCCGCCTCCAGCCCGCGCAGTTCGACGTGCACGCTGTGCGCGAGCTCGGGCAGGGCGGTCGCGGTGCCGTGCTGCACGATGCGGCGGAACGCTTCGTCGTGCGCCACTTCCCAGCGCACGGACACGGGGCCGGCCGCCTCGCCGGGGCCGGGCGGCAGCAGCCGCGTCCAGAGCACCACGCCGTCGGGCGCCGGGTCGCCGCTGGCCACGCCGAGCGTGAACGGGTCGTGCCGCCATCCCGCCGTGGCCCAGGCCCAGCGGGGCAGGGCGCCCGCCGTGGCCAGGGCGGCGGCGCGCAGCAGCAGTTCGCGGCGATCCAGCATCTGGTGGGGGGAAGGAATGCGCGCCGCGGCCTGCGGGCAGCGGCGGGTCAGGCCGCCATCACCCGGTTCTTGCCCGAGCGTTTGGCAAGGTACATGCCCTGGTCCGCGCGGCGGATCGCCTCGGCGGTGGTTTCCTGGGGGGCGAGCTGCGCCACGCCCGCGCTGAAGGTGATCAGCACCTTTTCCTGGTCCTTGAGGAAGTAGCGCGTGGTGAGTTCGCGCTGCAGGCGGGCCATGGCGTCCACGCCCTGGGGCAGGGCCGTGTCGGGCAGGATGATGACGAACTCCTCGCCGCCGTAGCGTGCGAGCTGGTCCTGCGGGCGCATGACCTCGCGCGTCACGGAGGCCAGGTGCTTGAGCGCCTCGTCGCCGCCGGTGTGCCCCAGGCGGTCGTTGATGGCCTTGAAGTTGTCGAGGTCCAGCAGGGCCACGCACAGCGGCGCCTCGTTGCGCACGGCGCGGGCCAGTTCGCGCTCCAGCGCCTCGTCCAGGCCCTTGCGGTTCAGCGAGCCCGTGAGCGGATCGTGCCGGGCCTGCGCGCTCGCGCGGTCCAGTTCCTCCTGCAGCTTGGCGATCTCGGCATGGCGCGCCTCGGAGCGTTCGCGCAGCTCCTGCAGTTCGTCGCGCGTGAGGCGCGTGTCCAGCGCCATGGCGCGCGTCGCGCCCATCACCTCTTCGAGCAGCGGCGCGACCTCCTGCAGGCTCGTGGCCTGGCCGATCTGCTCGGCGCAGCGCTCCA
The DNA window shown above is from Acidovorax sp. NCPPB 4044 and carries:
- a CDS encoding alkaline phosphatase D family protein, which gives rise to MLDRRELLLRAAALATAGALPRWAWATAGWRHDPFTLGVASGDPAPDGVVLWTRLLPPGPGEAAGPVSVRWEVAHDEAFRRIVQHGTATALPELAHSVHVELRGLEAGRWYFYRFLHGDAVSATGRTRTAPAAAALESRLRIAFASCQRWEHSHYAAWADVCRHSPDLVLFLGDYVYEYASPADATGLARVHALRHARTLADFRDRYALHRSDPALQAAHAAAPWAVTWDDHEVQNDYAGLSGRGTDAQEFAALRSAGYQAFYEHMPLRSGVLAAGGGFAGLQLHRRLAWGRLARIHLLDARQFRSRQACRKDSASGAGAVQPNQCAELADPSRSFLGTAQERWLGAGLAEDAPPRRGDPSGMRWSVIAQQTLFSPRHYPSGLQSTDTWDGYPAARGRLLASIAGHAPRNTVLLGGDIHQNYVCQVRAPMAQGAPGGAIVASEFCGTSISSRAGTTQDRVDAIARVNPDVLLARCDLRGWGLADITPTRWTTVLRTVDDPLRADSPSSTLARFVVEDGRPGPVRD